From the genome of Oncorhynchus tshawytscha isolate Ot180627B linkage group LG31, Otsh_v2.0, whole genome shotgun sequence, one region includes:
- the LOC112229763 gene encoding protein AF1q — protein sequence MLVKSNSEYDSFLYWRQPISAPDLSELEDLGVTNSKPTKKSKKATKKQNAALAKPRKQQEAQEAELSEYTTFNYWREPIPSIDLLDFNLLL from the coding sequence ATGCTGGTGAAATCAAACAGCGAGTATGACTCCTTCCTCTACTGGAGACAGCCCATCTCAGCCCCCGACCTGTCCGAGCTGGAAGACCTGGGTGTGACCAACAGCAAGCCAACCAAGAAGAGCAAGAAGGCCACCAAGAAACAGAATGCTGCCTTAGCCAAGCCAAGGAAGCAGCAAGAGGCACAGGAGGCTGAATTGTCAGAGTACACCACCTTCAACTACTGGAGAGAGCCTATCCCCAGCATCGACCTCCTCGACTTCAACCTGCTTCTGTGA